In Helianthus annuus cultivar XRQ/B chromosome 3, HanXRQr2.0-SUNRISE, whole genome shotgun sequence, a single window of DNA contains:
- the LOC110931830 gene encoding uncharacterized protein LOC110931830 has translation MVVQENIGSDSEKRAQQIVKVDEIKNYLDCRYLSPCEAVWRMLAFPIHYSFPSVMKLTFHLPNQQLLTLRDSDSLPALLNQDGIGETMFTQWFALNNRDALARKLTYVEIPTQYVWQEDNKVWKKRLERTPVGRIVYCNPAAGPKYYLRMLLGIVRGPRSFEEIKTVDGVVYETYKEPCYAYGLLNDDKEWSDALSEAKLWASGSQLRELFVTMLLFCEVNRPAHLWAQNWEILSDDILYMKRRHFMFPGLHLSDDQLKNYCLIELNELLEKNGKSLADFTDMPQPDTSLLDKMHNRLIREEMSYNRKQLTDEHGQLYASLNTEQTAIYDRVIDSVTAKKGGFYFVYGPGGTGKTFLYRTILSRLRSMGLIALAVASSGIASLLLPGGRTAHSRFAIPLELLHGSTCAIKQNTQLAHLLQEVRLIIWDEAPMMQKYAFEALDKTLRDILGFCTYANRERVFGGMPVLLGGDFRQILPVISKGKREDVVQACINKSNLWKSCQLFTLHQSMRVNEYTSTGVIDMDRQRFNKWLLDIGDGIVPSKAKEGEDEPTWIEIPARFIVDSCGVPVESIVNAVFPSFTKRQDDYDFLCERAILTPRNIDTDEINDYMFQQLKRTARTYKSSDEICRASTDVLEQEQLYPTEFLNSLTFPGMPPHALHLKEGLPIMLLRNVNPSQGLCNGTCLIITDLGKFVIKARILTGSNHGDTALIPRITLSSTKSKWPFIMKRRQFPVKPCYAMTINKSQGQSLKVVGLYLPRPVFSHGQLYVALSRVTSPEGLKIVIVEDGDGGMKNHTRNIVYKETFNNLGTLERPE, from the exons ATGGTTGTTCAAGAAAACATTGGCAGCGACAGCGAAAAGCGTGCACAACAGATTGTTAAGGTCGATGAGATTAAAAACTATTTGGATTGTCGCTACTTATCGCCGTGTGAGGCTGTGTGGCGAATGCTTGCATTTCCTATACATTACTCATTCCCGTCCGTCATGAAGCTAACCTTCCATCTACCTAACCAACAATTGCTCACGTTGCGTGATTCGGACAGCTTGCCAGCCCTGTTAAACCAGGACGGGATAGGAGAAACAATGTTCACCCAATGGTTTGCGCTGAACAACAGAGATGCATTGGCAAGAAAGTTGACGTACGTCGAGATACCAACACAGTATGTGTGGCAAGAGGATAACAAGGTATGGAAAAAGCGGTTGGAACGGACACCCGTTGGGCGGATTGTGTATTGCAATCCAGCAGCTGGGCCAAAGTATTATTTAAGGATGTTGTTGGGAATTGTGAGAGGGCCCCGAAGTTTCGAAGAAATAAAAACAGTTGATGGGGTCGTGTATGAAACTTACAAAGAACCCTGCTATGCGTATGGCTTGCTTAATGATGACAAGGAGTGGAGTGACGCTCTTTCAGAGGCTAAATTATGGGCGTCTGGTTCCCAGCTACGGGAGTTGTTTGTTACCATGTTATTGTTTTGCGAAGTGAACCGCCCAGCACACCTGTGGGCGCAGAATTGGGAGATACTATCTGATGATATTTTGTACATGAAACGTAGACACTTCATGTTTCCAGGATTACACTTATCAGACGACCAGCTTAAGAACTATTGCCTGATTGAGCTGAATGAACTATTGGAGAAAAATGGCAAATCATTGGCGGATTTCACGGATATGCCACAGCCGGATACGTCGCTCCTCGATAAGATGCATAATCGTCTGATCAGGGAAGAGATGAGTTACAATAGAAAACAATTGACAGATGAACACGGGCAACTGTACGCATCACTCAATACGGAACAGACAGCCATATACGACAGGGTCATTGATTCCGTTACCGCCAAAAAAGGAGGGTTTTATTTCGTATATGGTCCGGGTGGGACCGGGAAGACTTTCCTGTACAGGACCATCTTGTCACGCTTAAGATCTATGGGGCTGATAGCCCTTGCGGTTGCGTCTTCAG GTATCGCATCTCTTCTGTTACCTGGTGGTCGTACAGCTCATAGCCGTTTCGCTATCCCTTTAGAATTACTTCACGGTAGCACGTGTGCCATTAAACAAAATACCCAATTGGCACACCTCTTGCAAGAGGTAAGGTTAATCATCTGGGACGAGGCACCAATGATGCAAAAATACGCCTTTGAAGCACTTGATAAAACACTTAGAGATATCTTGGGGTTCTGTACCTACGCAAACAGGGAACGTGTGTTTGGTGGCATGCCTGTCTTACTTGGTGGCGATTTCAGACAAATCCTTCCCGTCATCTCAAAGGGAAAAAGAGAAGATGTCGTTCAGGCATGCATAAATAAATCGAACCTGTGGAAAAGTTGTCAACTCTTCACCCTCCACCAGAGTATGCGCGTCAACGAATACACCTCCACAGGTGTGATAGACATGGATAGACAACGTTTCAACAAATGGTTGTTAGACATTGGCGATGGAATCGTTCCGTCGAAAGCCAAAGAAGGTGAAGATGAGCCGACCTGGATCGAGATACCCGCCAGGTTCATCGTTGATAGTTGTGGTGTCCCTGTAGAATCAATTGTTAACGCTGTCTTCCCGTCATTTACAAAAAGGCAGGATGATTACGATTTTTTGTGTGAGAGAGCAATACTAACCCCACGCAATATAGACACGGATGAAATCAATGATTACATGTTTCAACAATTGAAACGGACCGCAAGGACCTACAAGAGTTCTGATGAGATATGTCGCGCATCCACAGACGTTTTAGAACAGGAGCAACTCTATCCGACTGAATTCCTGAATTCTTTGACATTCCCAG GTATGCCGCCGCATGCTTTGCATTTAAAAGAAGGCCTCCCTATAATGCTTCTACGAAACGTGAACCCCTCACAAGGCTTATGTAATGGCACATGCCTTATTATCACAGACCTGGGGAAATTTGTTATCAAAGCTAGGATACTTACTGGGTCAAATCATGGAGACACTGCTTTGATACCAAGGATCACCCTTTCATCCACGAAATCAAAATGGCCATTTATTATGAAAAGACGGCAATTCCCAGTGAAGCCATGCTATGCAATGACCATTAATAAAAGCCAGGGCCAATCATTAAAAGTAGTTGGTCTCTATTTGCCCCGACCTGTGTTTAGCCATGGCCAGCTTTACGTCGCACTTTCAAGGGTTACGTCACCTGAAGGTTTAAAGATTGTCATCGTAGAGGACGGCGACGGTGGCATGAAAAACCATACCAGAAACATCGTTTACAAAGAAACGTTTAACAATTTGGGAACATTAGAACGGCCGGAATAA